The proteins below come from a single Aegilops tauschii subsp. strangulata cultivar AL8/78 chromosome 6, Aet v6.0, whole genome shotgun sequence genomic window:
- the LOC109755113 gene encoding adenylate kinase isoenzyme 6 homolog — protein sequence MAARRASARARPNVLVTGTPGTGKTTTCSLLADAAGVAHVNIGDLVREKGLHDGWDEDLDCHVINEDLVCDELEDRMEEGGVLVDYHGCDFFPERWFDLVVVLQTDNSILHDRLTSRGYMGAKLTNNIECEIFQVLLEEARESYKEDIVMPLRSDSVEDISRNVSTLTEWINNWRPSQ from the exons ATGGCGGCGAGGAGAGCCAGCGCCCGCGCGCGGCCCAACGTGCTGGTGACGGGGACGCCGGGGACGGGGAAGACGACGACGTGCTCCCTCCTCGCCGACGCCGCGGGCGTGGCGCACGTCAACATCGGCGACCTGGTCCGCGAGAAGGGCCTCCACGACGGCTGGGACGAGGACCTCGACTGCCACGTCATCAACGAGGACCTG GTTTGTGATGAGCTTGAGGACAGGATGGAAGAAGGCGGTGTACTAGTAGATTATCACGGATGTGATTTCTTTCCAGAACGTTGGTTTGACCTTGTGGTCGTGCTTCAGACAGACAACTCAATTCTGCATGATCGCTTGACTAGCAG aGGCTACATGGGTGCCAAGCTCACAAACAACATAGAGTGCGAGATCTtccaggtgctcctggaggaggcGAGGGAGAGCTACAAGGAGGATATAGTGATGCCGCTGCGAAGCGACAGCGTCGAGGATATCAGCAGGAATGTAAGCACGTTGACGGAGTGGATAAACAACTGGAGACCATCACAGTGA
- the LOC109755112 gene encoding uncharacterized protein → MPERATLGQGAAAQSQIGGRGRGHEAAGKGEAETERRGKLRWARASFGPSGFFCQSAHPPSRIEPSPAFHPLPSRDRRKRLPPEMLLLRRCSHRPPRRAAPLLPAVHRVAPLLPAVHRVAMSSAPASPTATPSSSPAAEYHCRTKHSLTAGYARGPGRLDWANQPNPFLRFPPSPATPLPNPPPPSSSAAVPYQALFHAPPPPPRPLSLDSLSDLLFHSLALSAWKSAGASTWSLRVNPSSGNLHPTEAHVLFEDPRAPGRLVLSHYAPRDHLLEARATLPAGDRSALLPPPATAVLALSSVFWREAWKYGERALRYCNHDVGHALAAVALAAATLGWDARLLDGLSDQDLGRLVGVDKGCPAPAPADKTKMASGKKGPAPCLERQHPDCALLLFPAGSEEPEVDYGRMSDALREFDELEWVGKANALSKDHVVWDVIYKTAEAVKKHQPMPGERFLVSPWSTSTKLSEGPYKDLMAQEVVRRRRSAVDMDGTHVMGKEEFYQILLHCLPSGELSPGERQGPQSALPFRVLPWDAEVHAALFVHRVSGLPKGLYFLVRNEEHFDTLRNAMRQDFEWARPEGCPDGLPLYRLMKGDCQRLAMQISCMQDIASHGCFSLGMIARFEPVLDDKGEWMYPRLFWETGVLGQVLYLEAHAVGISATGIGCYFDDAVHEVLGLKDLEFQSLYHFTVGAPVVDKRIMSLPAYPGPGIDA, encoded by the exons ATGCCGGAGCGAGCGACGCTGGGACagggggcggcggcgcagtcgCAGATAGGAGGGAGAGGGCGAGGGCACGAGGCGGCTGGCAAGGGAGAGGCCGAGACTGAGAGAAGGGGAAAGCTTAGATGGGCTAGGGCTTCTTTTGGGCCTTCAGGATTCTTTTGCCAGTCAGCCCATCCACCGAGCCGAATCGAACCTTCCCCAGCATTCCATCCCCTTCCCTCCCGGGACCGGAGGAAACGTCTTCCACCCGAAAtgctcctcctccgccgctgcTCCCACCGCCCCCCACGCCGCGCCGCTCCCCTCCTCCCCGCCGTCCACCGCGTCGCTCCTCTCCTCCCTGCCGTCCACCGCGTAGCCATGTCCTCCGCCCCGGCTTCCCCCACCGCGACGCCGTCCTCCTCACCGGCGGCGGAGTACCACTGCCGGACCAAGCACAGCCTGACGGCCGGCTACGCGCGCGGCCCGGGCCGCCTCGACTGGGCCAACCAGCCCAACCCCTTCCTCCGCTTCCCCCCTTCCCCCGCCACCCCTCTCCCCAACCCGCCgcccccgtcgtcctccgccgcCGTCCCCTACCAGGCCCTCttccacgcgccgccgccgccgccgcggccgctcTCGCTCGACTCCCTCTCCGACCTCCTCTTCCACTCGCTCGCCCTCTCCGCCTGGAAGTCCGCCGGCGCGTCCACCTGGTCCCTCCGCGTCAACCCCAGCAGCGGCAACCTCCACCCCACCGAGGCCCACGTCCTGTTCGAGGACCCGCGGGCGCCCGGCCGCCTCGTCCTCTCCCACTACGCGCCCCGCGACCACCTCCTCGAGGCCCGCGCCACCCTGCCCGCCGGCGACCGCTCGGCGCTCCTGCCGCCGCCGGCCACCGCCGTGCTCGCGCTGTCGTCCGTCTTCTGGCGGGAGGCCTGGAAGTACGGCGAGCGGGCGCTGCGGTACTGCAACCACGACGTGGGCCACGCGCTGGCCGCGGTCGCCCTGGCCGCAGCCACTCTTGGGTGGGATGCCCGGTTGCTCGACGGCTTGTCCGATCAGGACCTTGGGAGGCTAGTGGGGGTTGACAAAGGGTGCCCTGCCCCTGCTCCTGCAGACAAAACCAAAATGGCAAGTGGCAAGAAGGGGCCGGCGCCATGCCTGGAGAGGCAACACCCAGATTGTGCTCTCCTGTTGTTCCCTGCGGGCTCAGAAGAACCAGAGGTGGACTATGGGAGGATGAGTGATGCTCTGAGGGAATTCGATGAGTTGGAGTGGGTGGGCAAGGCGAATGCACTCAGCAAGGATCATGTGGTGTGGGATGTCATCTACAAGACGGCAGAGGCTGTCAAGAAACACCAACCTATGCCTGGGGAGCGCTTCTTGGTGAGCCCATGGAGCACGAGCACCAAATTGTCGGAAGGGCCGTATAAGGATCTCATGGCGCAGGAGGTggtgcggcggcggaggagcgcggTTGACATGGACGGGACACACGTCATGGGGAAGGAAGAATTCTATCAGATACTGCTGCATTGTTTGCCTTCAGGTGAGCTTAGCCCGGGGGAGCGACAGGGACCACAGAGCGCTCTGCCATTTCGTGTGTTGCCGTGGGATGCAGAGGTGCACGCCGCACTGTTTGTGCACCGCGTCTCAGGGCTGCCCAAGGGGCTGTATTTCTTGGTTAGGAACGAGGAGCATTTTGATACATTACGAAATGCTATGAGACAGGATTTCGAGTGGGCTCGACCAGAGGGATGCCCTGATGGCCTCCCACTCTATAGGCTGATGAAAGGGGATTGCCAGAGGTTGGCAATGCAGATATCATGTATGCAG GATATTGCCTCACATGGATGCTTTAGCCTTGGGATGATCGCTCGATTTGAACCTGTGCTGGATGACAAAGGTGAATGGATGTATCCTCGTTTATTCTGGGAGACAGGTGTTCTTGGTCAAGTTCTATACCTTGAGGCGCATGCTGTAGGAATATCTGCCACGGGGATTGGTTGCTACTTTGATGATGCTG TTCATGAGGTGCTTGGTTTGAAAGACCTGGAATTCCAAAGCCTGTACCATTTTACGGTGGGCGCCCCTGTGGTTGACAAGCGGATCATGAGTCTCCCGGCATACCCAGGGCCAGGGATTGATGCATGA